The Humulus lupulus chromosome 3, drHumLupu1.1, whole genome shotgun sequence genome window below encodes:
- the LOC133823476 gene encoding pre-mRNA-processing protein 40B-like: MLPPQPMTLPIAHPNSHPLPVAHPQPSAKTTNNFTPSIVGQGTPLSSSYTFAPSYGQIQRGFSDATQYQSIPQMHPANVSFDGQPMLSAQSQSSVFVTPQHQTIEKPSMTNIIAPVSSIQPNLIQSEWIEHTSPDGRKYYYNRRTKLSSWEKPIDLMTPIEVHAVPLC, encoded by the coding sequence ATGCTGCCACCACAGCCTATGACATTGCCAATTGCTCATCCAAATAGTCACCCCTTGCCAGTTGCTCATCCTCAGCCTAGTGCTAAAACTACAAACAACTTCACTCCTAGTATAGTTGGCCAAGGAACACCACTCTCTTCATCGTATACTTTTGCCCCTTCCTATGGTCAAATACAAAGAGGTTTCAGTGATGCCACCCAGTATCAATCAATACCTCAAATGCATCCGGCAAATGTTTCTTTTGATGGGCAGCCTATGTTATCAGCTCAAAGCCAAAGCAGTGTTTTTGTTACACCCCAACATCAGACTATTGAAAAGCCTTCAATGACAAACATCATTGCTCCAGTATCCAGCATTCAGCCTAACCTCATCCAATCAGAGTGGATAGAACACACGTCTCCTGATGGAAGAAAATACTATTATAATAGGAGGACAAAACTATCAAGTTGGGAGAAGCCTATAGATTTAATGACGCCCATTGAGGTACATGCTGTGCCACTCTGTTGA